The DNA segment GCGATGGGAGCGTTCGCGGCCGCCATGGTGGCTCAGATCAAAGGATGAAGATCCACGAATCAGGAGCGGATCTAACGGCTGAGATTGAATCTTTCAATCGCGAGTCAAAACTGAACACTGAGAAAGAGACGagcaaaactataaaaaaaagtaCTTTGCGAAGAGATCTGAGGCAGAGAATTAAAGCATTTGAAAAGAGAGAAAGTGAAGCAGATGGGAGAGATCCAATCCAAGGCACCGGAGAAAGTGGAACGGACGTGTAAAAAATGTGCCTTGAAACACTGGTGTGCGCATTAGCTAGCTCTTGGATTAATTATAGATGCTGGATCCGGGTAACAACCCGgtccaaatttcatttttatttttattttgaaaggaGTCATttgcaaaagcaaaagcaaatgTAAATAAATAGTATTAACCTATGTTAAATGTGACAAAAACTGAATTAAGGGATCCAAAAGATTAAAAAACACATGTAAATTCAACTCTTAGTTGGTGTTGGACTCactaaatatcatttaaaattgatttacgttttaaataaattgattgtGTATCAAATTATTGTGTATAATGTTTTATAAAACATCACAAAGGCATTTTACAATTCTAAAATTTTGCATTCTCAATTGGTACTTCCCtgaataataaaagatgatagtGGAGAGCCAACTTTCTTCGCTAATAACATCAGATTACATTATGGTTACACTTTCcatttatgtttgaatttgttAACCTTAACTTGTGTCCAAATCTACTCTAATATATATGCATCTTGAATATTGTAAGAGAATCAATTCGTCTCTTTGACTACCTTCTCTAGATCCAAAGTTTCTCTCGGAATATGGTtgaattattcattttccatatTACCTACATGGTACATGTCATTGTCATATAAAAAATCCTCAATTCCGTTGTGATGTCACGAGTATAATCTTGTTAGAGAATTAGTTCATCATGGTTCATTGTTTGCTGATTAACATATAACATCATGCCCATAATCGTTTTGGAAATACACCACATTAATTTTCAACTAACTTTCATGACATTGCCTTAAGTCAATTTCTCACAAATCATAAGCAGTGGCAAATCCTAAAATTAAGTTTTGGGGGctctagtaaaatttttaaaaattttaagagtttaataagaatttttttaaaaaatagggtttaattaaatttttatgagattaataagaattttaagagtttaattatttttaagaaaaaaattaaatggtatagtgagaatttaaaaaaaattaaataattaaaatattctaaaaattagaaaaaaaaatttccaaaacttTGGAGTCTTAGGCACTTATAACGTTCCACCCCTAATCATGAGTCACTTGCACATCAAAATGAGCAATGTGAAGGATAAGCTTAGTTGGTAGGCAAACATTATTTAATGGAATTGGTTAGACTAGCTACAAAACTGGAATCAAACTCTATACTTGAATCTGACTCTATGCTGAAGTCTAACTCTAGGCTGAGATCTTTATAAGATTGAACTCGCCTTGTATAGGTGTTGATTAGCCTAGAATTCATACCTCATAGATTGGAACGAATTAGTGACCCTTATGCGTGCTTGAAAGTGAGTGAAATTAGTAACATGTATGGAATTGTACTGGTTAAGCTTGGAAAGAAGTTATATAATGTGAGCGTTGATAAGTCATATCCAAAGTCTCAATATATAATTTCTATCTACACCTTCAAGATACGTTTATCATAGTAGGCATTTGTCCACAATAGATTAAATAACCAATCATACCACAATAAAAGTATAATTTATTAATCATTTCGTAATCAAACTTCACTCATGTAACAATTTCATGATCTTCTTGCATAGCACAGCCTGGTATTAAAGATTCTAACGAACAAAATCAACCCATATAACTTTCCCGACAAATTAGATAAGATGAACAATGAAAAATAGAGGTTGAtattctaacaaaaaaaaaacccaaagttGCATCGAAATATAAACATATGAAAACTAAGTGTGTACCTAAAGTATAATTTGGTGTCCATCTAGTGATCATAAAAAGAGCACTCTTTATTCTCAACATGCTACCCATAATTGTAAGTTCTTATTTTACTTGACATTTCTTGTAAATGAGCATTGGAAAACCATTTAACAATCATGTAAATAGTTGATAATACAATGGCTCCAAAATCTTGACTTACTAGCTCATCCCAGTCATAATTGATGCttaatatgattttttatatgGTTAAGTATAGGGGTCAGCACtcgatcgaatcgagtgaaaagaTATTTGAGTTAATCTAGTTGGTAagtattattttatcatcttaacttattttgaaaaaaattttgaatcaagTTGAGTGAAACAAAATTCGAGTCAAGTCAAGTTGAATCGAgtgtaattaaaaaattaaacatatcaaattaaaattttattacagtataactaatttcatattaaaacacataaatttaaaactatatatatttgaaaactttttcaaagcaaaataataaaaaaatacttataaacttaaataattaattaacttatttaggtcccaaaattattaaaaattattttgatttttattgtaatttttgttgagagataaatttgttcattttcaaacttgacagaGACCAAAAGAGCATTTACACCAATCTTTTCTTTGAATTGCAAAATTTAattcgattcgaactcgaaactcaaattatttattcgaattgacttgaataactcgattcgattaacttaaaatttaaaatttttttcgatttaTCAAGTTTTGTTAACCCCTCCTTATTAACAATGTGATAGACGTTTTGTATTCAAATTTGCATACTAGGGttgaggaagaaaaaaaaaagcaaagaaataaaaaattattaaaatgatggaATTTGGACGATTTTTGAAATATAAGTTTAAGAATTATGATTATTTgaatagaattaaattttattttttatttaatttataattaattatatttttatgataaaaattatatgtaaaatagtgaatataattttaaagtcatatataaaatttattttttttaaaaaatttgtaagagttattgattatttttatttacttgaaatttattttttttaaaaatatttataagagttattgattatttttatttacttgaaattttattttttaaaaaaatatttataacagatattttaaaattttatcaaataatatctaaaaatcataaaacaaactcattttataaaaataaattcaaaaccccaaaatctattataaaaaataaaaaattagatagaAACAAATCAAACCATCAATCTAACCCAACTCACTCCTATTATGTACATCCAAGAATGGATCTAGCTAGGCAGGCAAAAGTTTTTGAGcccctaaaatgatttttttatttatttatgtcatttataatttataaattttaaattagtaatagtaaaactATAACTttgatttataaaaaatattaaaaatttgatttaatcctttaaaaattataaaattatagactattaaaatgataaaattatacttttttagTCTCGTGACAAAATGTTGGCTTTTTTTTATTGGTCGTCTACAATTGGACTCTTTTTGGGCACATTTGGGATTAGCAAAGCCCATCAATGTCCACTTGAAACTATAAACCATATTTGGATAGACATTTGTGCGTGACCAAAAAATTATGTCAATTATAAGATGATTTATAAATATTTggtttcaaaaattaatttgagaagatatataatatttataatgttaaaatattattactaaatgaaattcatataataattagTTTCTTATCGCTCGCAATGTAGaagcttaatataaataatattaaatttaatttttaaaaatttattacaaaatttataactCTTAAATGTATAGTTTGTATTATGATTAGGATAAACTAAAAGAATAGTCACCTAATAATGAGagtatttctattttatttatccaattagaaaaattttaatttagtcattaatatttttaaactttaaattttttatcatttttccgCTAAGTCATTAATTGTAAGTCAaccattataatttttttattgatataataataataataattttagtcttttaaatttatacattttatcaatttatttttaaatctaaaaattcaaaaaatatataaaatatttttgaaaaaaatttaaaaatcccaTTTTTATAAACATGAAATATCTTATCCTTGTAGTTTTCatttaatataaaatagaaaACTTTGAGCTTGTTTTTTGGATTGGTGTTTCTTTTTCTGAATTTGTTAAACGTGCCATAGTGGAGGAATTGACGGGATTTGGAGCAAGAGTGCACACATGTTCACGGAATGAAAATGAGCTTAACAAATGCTTGGTAGATTGGAAAAGTTCAGGCATTTAAGTTTCTGGTTCTATCTGCGACGTATCCATTAGAGCACAAAGAGAGAGTTTAACCGAAAATGTTAAGTTTTGTATTCTACGCAATTGATCTGGACTGTTGTCaataattaaatgtgttatttttatgttgggattttatctttatttttcgtGAAAAGTCATGTACGATTTATAAAAGAGTCGTTTTTATTGATGAAGATCAATACCCATAGGACTTAGGATAAATATTAGTATTAGATGTGTGAATAATTGTAGAGATATCTACGTACATTGTAACTCGAATAATCTATCCTGACATTTAAGGTGCTTAATTATATgaattgaaaataattatataaattaaaaattacatattcattaactaaaattttaaatataataataaaatttgtcaaaatataattttaagcattatatcgatttaaataactaaaaatattattttgacaaATTATTACGTAGACTGGAATGGCAATACTAAactaaggcttagtttggatgggcggtgtgtttacctccggtgagaTTAAAAATAGcgatggcggtgagattagttgctgtaacggtgagattagatactgtagcgatgagattagaaacaatggtggagtttgtgtttggattcaaacatagctgtagcggtgaggtgagaataaaaaatgactattaaggacatcagattagaattgatatataatagaaattttttaaattattttacttttttaaaattattaaaatatgtgaatttataaattcatttaataaaatattaaaaatgtatcttccaatattttattataaatattttaatgaattatataatcaacttaaattatttattagataaaatgataattatttttaaatcaaaataattaaaaatatgtgaatttataaattcatttaataaatattaaaatgtatctttcgatattttactatataaagtaaaaaaattaacatttttaaatcaaaataattaaaatttaaaataaataatctaaaagTAGTTAATTTACTGAAtagtaaattaaaatttcttttgataataatgtatattagtttgttataaaataatggggaaaatgtttattattttaaattaataaaattatctcacaatgaaaatacaaaattattgaagtagaaggtaaaataaagaaagagaccaaaaaaaaaaaggaagagtaAAATGGAGAAAAAATAAGAGTAAGCGTGTAAAAGGAAAAATGACCACCAATGAGATGTTGGAACATTTGACTGGAGCATAAAGCTCCAGTGGAGAAATTGGTATCTAGTGTGTTGAGTGATGCTCCAATCGTTTTGTTCTTTACAATCCAAACAGATTGGTAAGGTGCGATTTAGTTAAAAAATATTCCAAATGCACTGAAATGACATCAAACGGACATCCAAAGGTAGCTTAAAAGATTACTAAactaaggcttagtttggatgggcggtgtgtttagttccagtgaggttaaaaacagcggtgacggtgagattagttactgtaacGGTGAGATTGAatactgtagcagtgagattagaaacaatggtggagtgtgtatttggattcaaacgcagctgtagcggtgaggtgagaataaaaaatgactgttaaggacatcatattagaattgatatataatagaagtttttaaattattttacttttataaaattattaaaacatgtgaatttataaattaatttaataaaatattaaaatgtatcttccaatatttattataaatattttaataaattaaataataaatttaaattatttaatagataaaatatatttaaattgtatttaaattaagaaattgttaaaaattatatttatattgattaataaaacatattaatattaatctatgattaaaataataataaagtaaaattaacatatataattttttttaaaacgatTGCAGGGGCAAAAAGGGAATTACTCCTTCCACTGGTTGCCCAGTTCACCCATTGCCCTAGTTCACTCCAGTTGAAAATTGAGGAGACAGTGTGGTGAGATTGTGGAGATGCACCTCACCATTAATAATCCAAACAACAAAAAAGAGTTCAATGAAAAAGCATATGTTTAAGATTCTTTCTCACTGATGGTAGTTGTAAATCCAAATGGAGCCTAAGACACAAATGAATGAACTTTGTAAAAGCTCGACTGTCAAACAAATGTAACGAATAAATAGCATGAAATCATAAAATAGGGATTAAAAATAATGTTCTCATCAATAACTAAACCATAAATTAATATTCCCCATGCATGAAATAACATACTCGTGTCATTCTATTCTCGGACGGTGACCTACGCGTACATAACTTGTTCTCTAGCTCCGCCAGATAACCCACCGCGTGTCATTCTCGAAGGTCACCTGTCAAGCGTCACTGATTAACCCCCACCTTTTTATATTTCCCGTCGTGATTCGAGCTGAGCCCAAACAAACCACTATATATATGCTTATTAAGAAACTGGAACTCCCAGGATACTCTGGTTAAGAGCTTAACAGTTTAACTTCTTCAGTCAACGTCAGCAGtttaaaccaagaaaaagaagaagaaaccatGGCTTCCCAACAGGAAAGAGATGAGCTTGATCGTAGGGCAAGGGAAGGAAAGACCGTCGTCCCTGGTGGAACCGGTGGCAAAAGCGTTGAAGCTCAAGAAAACCTTGCTGGaggtaattaatataattaacaatgattctttattattattattatcatttttatgaATAACTGTTTGCCTATTAATGGCTTTTCATTTGGTGGTGGCGGCAAAGGGAGGAGCCGGGGAGGGCAGGCGAGGAGGGACCAGATAGGAAGGGAAGGGTATCAAGAAATGGGTCGTAAAGGTGGGTTGAGCACCGTCGAGAAGTCGGGCGGAGAACGTGCGGCAGAAGAGGGGATTCCAATCAATGAGGACAAGTTCGCGACGAAGCAGAGGGGCTAAATAAGtaaaaaagaaggaagaaataAAAATCCAACGTTGTGGGAGGAAAGCAGCGGATGTTTATGGGTAGCTAAAACTAAATTTTAAGGAGGTATTCGAGTCATGTCACGTGTGTCATCAGTCATGTAGTCGTTAGTAGTAAGTAGCATGTAAAATGGAAGTGTTTCAgtgtttttctttaaaatagcTAGGTGGAAAATGGAGATGTTTGATGTCAGTTTATGCTTCTCTGCAGTTAAAAGCTAACAATGGAGATGTTTGATATAAGTAATTATGACTTCCATAATTCATTTATGTTGTTTTAACGTATTTATCTCTGACAGATTTGGGAAAGATTTTAGTTGAGAATCAGAAAGCTTAAAAAAGTCGAAGCTATATATGATCTTTTCCACTTAAAAGAAGTTGTCgagaaaaaagtaaaaatggagatgCGGGGTATCGATCCCCGTACCTCTCGCATGCTAAGCGAGCGCTCTACCATCTGAGCTACATCCCCATTTTGGGGGTGCCTTGTTTTAGAATCCTAGTGGGTGATACTAGATGAATATATTTTAACTAAGGTTGGCAAATCCATCTTAAATGAAAAAACCTATTTAGACTGGTTTCTACCGAATTGTAATCGCTTGTTGGGAAAGGAACCATCAACGGAAGGGCTAGACTAGAATGATCTTATCAATTTCGACCTTTTTAACAAGTTTCCATTTTTTTAGTATATGCATTACAATGTAAATGCAGACTAGTAGTAGTAAAACTAAAAATCATTTCCATTCCATAAAAGCAATTCTGCAAGATATGATGTTATATACAAAATCTAAAGAATCATTTTTCTATacgatcttttttttttttttacctccTGTTTCTTTGTTTTTGGAACTGCGAGACATGGTGACAAAAATGGAGAGAATTCACATGGTGGGTGGGTCTCAAATCAGATGACGTGACAGCAGCAGCCCATTGTTGGAGGAGAAAGTGCTTCGCGAGATGAAACTATGTTTGAGGGAGGACACTGAAGCTGAGGTAGGGTCCTAAAGGAAAGCTCATGTGTAGTGCTTGATGATGCAACAGGAGCACTGCTTGATGACGCAATGGCAGGGACAAGAGAAGGGCAAAGCTGTTCCAGTGCCGATAAAACCTTGCGCATTCGCGGTCGTTGGGCCCTTTCACCTACGCACTCCGATGCAATGAGCACAACTTCATAAGCTTCCTCGTGGGAGTACTCCCTTAACTTGGTATCCATGATTTTGTCCAACAGGTGTCTACTGCCAATATTCGGTTGTGCCCACTCCACTATGTTGTCCTCTATACCAGATTCTGTTTGTTGGACAGCACGGCGGCCGGAAACCAGTTCGAGTAATAGGACTCCAAAGCTATAGACATCTATTGCTGAAGTTAGCTGATCTGCACAACATTGCAAGAGAGCTAATTCATTCATTCAATACTTGTTACTTGGTTACGAAGGAAGCAATGTGCTATTATCAATTCCATAAGAACCAAAATCAGAGCTTGTGGTAAACAAAGATTGGATAAAAGAGGCAAACACATTAACCTGTAGCAAGATATTCAGGGGCAAGATATCCTTCAATACCGGAAGCTCGGGTTCGAAAAATTGGATCAGTGAGAGATGGATCAACGCCAGGAATGATTTTTGCGTAGCCGAAATCCGAAAGTTTTGCATTGAAGGCCTGCAACAATATGTGTCAGTGACTGATACAACTGCTAATGCCATGATCAACCATGAATGTTGCTATCATGTTACCATTAGCATACATACCGAATCTAGTAGGACATTCGCTGCCTTTAAATCTCGGAATATAATTCGTTGACCATGTAAGAAAGAAAGGCCTCTAGCAACATCCATGGCAATTCTGACCCTTGTTTCCCACGACAATGGTAAACGCTCAGGTATGAAAAGATGATCCTCCAAGCTTCCGTTAGGTAGATACTCACAGACCAAAAGCCTATGTTCCTCTTCCAAGCAATAACCAATAAGCTTGACCAGATTCGAATGAACATGGCGACCGAGGTCATTAACTACGCTCTACAGTCGATGCAAATCGATACATGAGGCAAAgaataaattttcaaacaaagTTACCATGATGAAGGAAGTAACCTACCAGCAACTCATCATGAGTCAGATTGCTGCCGGTTCTAAGCCGCTTCACAGCAACGGGTGTTCCAGTTGCAAGGCTTGCAGCTCTACAGGTCCGCTCATCAATGTACCCCATGAAAACATGACTGGACCCGCCGTCCCCAAGGCGATTCGCCAAAGCGAAGTTTCTAGTAGCCTTGTCTAGCTCAGCATATGTGAAAACTTTCAGATTGACGGTTGGAAAATCACTTTCAGATGTTATTTCACTCAGGAGACCGGTTGTAAGTCCTGAAGAGAGAACCATTTCTACGAGTTAATATAAGATTTAAGGCCATATGTAACTAAGTTATTCACATCAAAACCGAAGCCTTACACGCCGAATGAATAGATGTGAAACAAGTTGGCTATTTAGCAAGACAAGCAGATTACTATATGATTGCTCAAATGTTTAAAAGAGTACTTCATGTCATTAGAAGTATCAAATTACATACATGCCTTTTGAGTCAATTTCAAGTGATAAACAAATACAGAACAAGCCAAAATGCCTTCTTTTCAAGGAAACATATAGTATAAGTGATTAACAAAAGGCTCGACATGTCTACCTGAAATCAAGTAATCCACAAAGATTAAGAACTATTGCATGAAATGGAAGAACCCAATCAAAACAATAGCTTAAGTTAATGGAATGGAAGGTAACAAGTgaaaagaaagatggcatgaAATGGAAAAAaccccatcaaaacaacacctaaAGTTAAATGAAACCTTCCAAGATAACAAGAAAAAGAGAAGACAATGTCATGGAATGAGAACCCCCCCCCAACAACACACACACAAAGATAAAGAACTGTTGCATGAAATGAAAGAACCCCATCAAAACATAACATTAGCTTAAGTTAATGGAAAACCTTTCAGGATAACACGTgaaaagaaagatggcatgaAATGGAAAGAACCCCATCAAAACAATACCTAAAGTTAATGGAAACCTTTCAAGATAACAAGAAAAAGAGAAGACAATGGCATGGAATGGGAAAACCCCCCATTAAAACATTATCTGAAGTAAAAGAAACCTTCCAAGGAAACAAGAAAGGAACAAAAAGAAACCATTGCATGAAATGAAAAATATCCAACTGAAAACATTGCCTGAATTAAATGAAACCTTCCAAGAAAGCAAGAAAGGAACAAAAAGAACGATTGAAAGAAACGCCATTAATACATTACCTGAAGTGTCAGGGTTATTTTGCGCAGTAGGCCAGAAGTATTGCAAGCAATTGCCCATTGTCACTTCACTCAGTATCTACCTTTTCCTATCCTTTGGAAACCAAAAACGAAGAAACAAAGGGAATAAACTGTATGTATTTTGCGTAGAAACGAAAAGAAGAAGCTGAATGAACAATGTTAACGTGAACAAGTGCCTGGTAGAGAGGTCtctgcttcttcttcttgttctttAGCATGAAATCAGAGAAAAAAGGAGGCTTCTTTTTTATAGAGGGTTATATTTTTTGTTAAGACTTTTTCAACCCTGTTATGGCTGGGTTGTATTGGATATATTGCGGCTACAAGAAGGGGTAATTCTGAGGAATCAGTCAGCTTTCATTTGCTGCCTGCTAAGCcagaattttcttttttcaagaattaatttgtaaattttttttataatttttgaagaaTCAAACtataattctattatttttgtGTCGCATTTGCataatattaatgaattttttttttaacaattgaTATAATATCTtgtgattttaaattaattttaaaaaaaattgataacaaCGAAACAGCTAAGCTAAACAGCGATAACAAgaactaaattaattagtcaaAATAATCGTAATAGGATGAAGATCATCCTTGAGAAGCTcccttataaataatttttaattttttctaaactagttttattttttattatcacaTTAATAAATATGCTATAATTATTAAACTAAGTTGCTCAacctaataaataatttaaaaatctgtGTATATAAACCTATTTTTAAGTATGTAATTGATATATATTTGAGAGTAAAaattatagtataaatataagaaaaatattgaaatataccAACATAGATAAGCATGTAGAATAAGAATAATGCAATCTATACCAATATTAAATAAGAGATATAATTGTACCATATAGATATGCATCCAACACAAGTGTATCTTCAGATAAAAGAAAATTCACATCAATAGAAAATTACAACGAGATCGTTGATTAAGTTCACAATGGCTTCGATCACAGAAATTTGAGTAATGCCATAACCTTCAACTTGGCTGAAACATTGAAGAACAATCCCCCAAagaggaagaaaataaaaaagaatcaagaatatgaaataatcaaatcaattttctttgttgttttgatCCATCTTTCAcctaataattcaataatatattgaAATAAGTTAAGACTAAAGCAAATGAGCAAATGAATCCTTTTTTCTTATGCCACCATCTGCTCTTGTTGTTCTATGTACATTTGCTCCACCCACGATGGCAAAGTTGCGGTTCCCATAGGAGTAAC comes from the Gossypium hirsutum isolate 1008001.06 chromosome A06, Gossypium_hirsutum_v2.1, whole genome shotgun sequence genome and includes:
- the LOC107948294 gene encoding em protein H5 codes for the protein MASQQERDELDRRAREGKTVVPGGTGGKSVEAQENLAGGRSRGGQARRDQIGREGYQEMGRKGGLSTVEKSGGERAAEEGIPINEDKFATKQRG
- the LOC107948292 gene encoding probable serine/threonine-protein kinase PBL18; the encoded protein is MGNCLQYFWPTAQNNPDTSGLTTGLLSEITSESDFPTVNLKVFTYAELDKATRNFALANRLGDGGSSHVFMGYIDERTCRAASLATGTPVAVKRLRTGSNLTHDELLSVVNDLGRHVHSNLVKLIGYCLEEEHRLLVCEYLPNGSLEDHLFIPERLPLSWETRVRIAMDVARGLSFLHGQRIIFRDLKAANVLLDSAFNAKLSDFGYAKIIPGVDPSLTDPIFRTRASGIEGYLAPEYLATDQLTSAIDVYSFGVLLLELVSGRRAVQQTESGIEDNIVEWAQPNIGSRHLLDKIMDTKLREYSHEEAYEVVLIASECVGERAQRPRMRKVLSALEQLCPSLVPAIASSSSAPVASSSTTHELSFRTLPQLQCPPSNIVSSREALSPPTMGCCCHVI